The Pseudanabaena galeata CCNP1313 genome includes a region encoding these proteins:
- the nrdR gene encoding transcriptional regulator NrdR has translation MLCPFCQHTDSRVLESRSAEAGCSIRRRRECLNCQRRFTTYERIEFVPITVLKRDGASESFDRSKLLRGMIRACEKTGVSQTALESIIDEIEAQLQVRDRHQVSSVEIGEMVLQYLQDVSEVAYVRFASVYRQFKGVRDFAEALNHFDAN, from the coding sequence ATGCTCTGCCCGTTTTGTCAGCATACCGATAGCCGTGTTTTAGAATCTCGTTCGGCAGAGGCAGGCTGTAGTATTCGTCGCAGGCGCGAATGTCTTAATTGTCAGCGTCGGTTTACCACCTACGAACGCATTGAGTTTGTACCAATTACAGTGCTGAAACGGGATGGAGCCAGTGAATCTTTCGATCGCTCCAAGCTTTTGCGCGGCATGATTCGAGCATGTGAGAAAACAGGAGTATCACAAACTGCCCTAGAGTCAATCATTGACGAAATCGAAGCGCAACTACAAGTACGCGATCGCCATCAAGTATCAAGCGTAGAAATTGGAGAAATGGTGTTGCAATACTTACAAGATGTTAGCGAAGTTGCCTATGTAAGATTTGCTTCAGTATATCGACAGTTTAAGGGAGTACGAGATTTTGCCGAAGCTTTAAACCATTTTGACGCAAATTAG
- a CDS encoding DUF3155 domain-containing protein yields the protein MARRRKRKSRRRQEGRKILEHIPQFSIDSGEDKPVTAARKYIHTHGILPPALLLVRRNEHTTDRYFWAEKGLFGAQYVEENHFLFPSLKPPEEREVALAGCR from the coding sequence TTGGCAAGGAGACGTAAGCGGAAAAGTAGACGTCGCCAAGAAGGGCGCAAAATCCTAGAACATATTCCTCAATTTAGTATCGATAGCGGTGAAGATAAGCCTGTGACGGCTGCACGTAAGTACATTCATACACATGGCATTCTTCCTCCAGCACTGTTGCTTGTAAGACGTAACGAACATACAACAGATCGATACTTCTGGGCAGAAAAAGGTCTATTCGGAGCACAGTATGTTGAAGAAAATCACTTCTTGTTCCCTAGCCTAAAACCACCCGAAGAAAGAGAAGTTGCACTGGCTGGATGTAGATAA
- the lipA gene encoding lipoyl synthase — MAVKPDWLRVKAPQWERVGNVKEVLRDLGLNTVCEEASCPNIGECFNQGTATFLIMGPACTRACPYCDIDFEKKPQALDPMEPINLGEAVQRMNLKHVVVTSVNRDDLPDGGASQFVRCIEEIRKLMPQTTIELLIPDLCANWEALETILAARPHVLNHNTETVPRLYRRVRPQGEYQRSLELLRRAREIAPWVYTKSGIMVGMGETDEEVLEVMRDLRAVDCDIITIGQYLQPSAKHLTLHEFVTPEQFESWRIAGEEMGFLQVVSSPLTRSSYHAEQVQALMKLHPKT; from the coding sequence ATGGCAGTCAAACCAGACTGGTTGCGAGTTAAAGCCCCTCAGTGGGAGCGCGTTGGCAATGTTAAAGAAGTCTTGCGCGACTTGGGGCTAAATACTGTGTGCGAGGAAGCATCTTGTCCAAACATCGGCGAATGCTTCAACCAAGGTACTGCCACATTTTTGATTATGGGGCCAGCTTGTACTCGCGCTTGTCCCTATTGCGATATTGACTTTGAGAAGAAGCCTCAAGCTCTTGACCCGATGGAACCAATTAATTTGGGTGAGGCGGTGCAAAGGATGAATCTAAAGCATGTCGTCGTTACTTCCGTTAACCGTGATGATTTGCCTGATGGTGGCGCTTCTCAGTTTGTGCGATGCATTGAAGAAATCCGTAAGTTGATGCCACAAACCACGATTGAACTGCTGATTCCCGATCTTTGTGCTAATTGGGAAGCTTTAGAAACAATTTTGGCGGCGCGTCCCCATGTACTTAATCACAATACGGAGACTGTGCCACGGCTTTATCGTCGAGTGCGTCCGCAGGGAGAATATCAGCGTAGTTTAGAGCTTTTGCGTCGCGCTCGTGAAATTGCGCCTTGGGTCTATACTAAGTCGGGGATTATGGTGGGTATGGGTGAAACCGATGAAGAGGTTTTGGAAGTGATGCGTGATTTGAGAGCAGTGGATTGCGATATTATTACCATCGGTCAATATCTGCAACCATCGGCAAAGCATTTGACTTTGCATGAGTTCGTAACGCCTGAGCAGTTTGAATCATGGAGAATTGCGGGGGAAGAAATGGGATTTTTACAAGTAGTATCTTCGCCGCTTACTCGTAGTTCGTATCATGCAGAACAAGTACAAGCATTAATGAAGTTGCATCCTAAAACTTAA
- a CDS encoding WecB/TagA/CpsF family glycosyltransferase, producing MSQRISIIDVGIDTTSYADTCDRIALLAQQNQSGYVVAANVHVVMTAYWNHSYRQVLANAEIVTPDGMPLVWGLRSLGAKDQQRVYGPDLMLAMCDRAAQENIPIYLFGATVETLHKLEQNLKSRFPDLAIAGKHAPPYFELDAPDFESQLVEDMQLMAKSGAKVVFIALGCPKQEFWMSQAQNRLSAVMIGVGAAFDFHSGKISQAPRWMKAIGLEWLYRFSQEPARLWQRYLINNPCFVILFCIQHLRRIFQDPKR from the coding sequence ATGAGCCAACGTATATCGATTATTGATGTGGGGATTGACACGACCAGTTATGCCGATACTTGCGATCGCATTGCTCTTCTTGCTCAGCAAAATCAATCTGGTTATGTCGTGGCGGCTAACGTCCATGTGGTGATGACAGCTTACTGGAATCACTCCTATCGTCAAGTATTAGCTAATGCGGAAATCGTCACTCCTGACGGAATGCCCCTTGTATGGGGTTTGCGATCGCTAGGTGCTAAAGATCAACAGCGAGTTTATGGACCAGATCTGATGCTGGCAATGTGCGATCGCGCAGCACAGGAAAATATCCCTATTTATTTATTTGGCGCAACGGTTGAAACACTTCACAAATTAGAGCAGAACTTAAAATCACGCTTTCCAGATTTGGCGATCGCGGGTAAACACGCACCACCATATTTTGAGCTTGATGCTCCTGATTTTGAATCACAATTAGTTGAAGATATGCAACTTATGGCAAAATCGGGGGCAAAAGTTGTATTCATTGCGCTTGGTTGTCCTAAACAGGAATTTTGGATGAGCCAAGCCCAAAATCGATTGTCAGCCGTAATGATTGGGGTTGGTGCAGCCTTTGATTTTCATAGTGGCAAGATTTCACAAGCTCCACGTTGGATGAAGGCGATCGGCTTGGAGTGGTTATATCGCTTTAGCCAAGAACCAGCGCGTTTATGGCAGCGTTATTTGATTAATAATCCCTGTTTTGTAATTTTGTTTTGCATCCAACACTTACGCCGAATTTTTCAAGATCCCAAAAGATGA